The following are encoded together in the Myxococcota bacterium genome:
- a CDS encoding aminotransferase class IV translates to MSLSERRIWVNGRLVPWAEATVHVLSQSIQRGTLVFDVMPIYWVKRGPAILGLDEHVERFVQSMQLAGMAPPYGVRELRAGIAELVRANPGSELVKVSAYYPGVSLDVLPVDPKPDVALAAFSIGDVIAGGKRANAGGPAKLQIATSVKMPASVLSPQVKIAAGYTHAAFAKQRARAAGFHDVLFLDGAGSLTESSTQSFFLVVDGALHTGGLDSVLDGITRRLTIELARDLGYDVKEGRMPRELLGRAREAFLTGTTTNVWPIAQIDSLELPKPVPGPVSAKLSSRFKALVADEDPTFSKRWLQAV, encoded by the coding sequence ATGTCATTGTCGGAGCGCAGGATTTGGGTGAACGGCCGGCTCGTGCCCTGGGCCGAGGCGACCGTGCACGTGCTGTCCCAGTCGATCCAACGCGGGACGCTGGTGTTCGACGTGATGCCCATCTACTGGGTGAAGCGCGGGCCCGCGATCCTGGGGCTGGACGAGCACGTCGAGCGCTTCGTGCAGTCGATGCAGCTGGCCGGCATGGCGCCGCCCTACGGCGTGCGCGAGCTGCGCGCGGGCATCGCCGAGCTGGTGCGCGCCAACCCGGGCTCGGAGCTGGTGAAGGTCAGCGCCTACTACCCGGGCGTGTCACTCGACGTGCTGCCGGTCGACCCCAAGCCCGACGTCGCGCTCGCCGCGTTCTCGATCGGCGACGTGATTGCCGGCGGCAAGCGCGCCAATGCGGGCGGCCCGGCGAAGCTGCAGATCGCGACCTCGGTCAAGATGCCCGCGAGCGTGCTGTCGCCCCAGGTGAAGATCGCCGCCGGTTACACGCACGCGGCGTTCGCCAAGCAGCGCGCGCGCGCGGCGGGCTTCCACGACGTGCTCTTCCTCGACGGCGCCGGCTCACTCACCGAGTCGTCGACGCAGAGCTTCTTCCTGGTGGTGGATGGCGCGCTCCACACGGGCGGGCTCGACTCGGTGCTCGACGGCATCACACGGCGACTCACGATCGAGCTCGCGCGCGACCTCGGCTACGACGTGAAGGAGGGCCGCATGCCGCGCGAGCTCCTGGGCCGCGCGCGCGAGGCGTTCCTGACCGGCACCACGACCAACGTGTGGCCGATCGCGCAGATCGACTCACTCGAGCTGCCCAAGCCCGTGCCGGGGCCGGTGAGCGCGAAGCTCTCGTCGCGCTTCAAGGCGCTGGTCGCCGACGAGGACCCGACCTTCTCGAAGCGCTGGCTGCAGGCGGTCTAG
- a CDS encoding diacylglycerol kinase family protein, which translates to MKAPGVIVNAHARRARVERSLGERLGRLLPPEYLCFTETQDELDRALARLRDLGVEKLVLVGGDGTVGGTLTPLLRIWNGTPLPAVTLTPGGTVNTIAQSLEARLSPEATLMRLLDGAKPVLEVTRPLVRIEPEEGPARAGLIFVNGVAARWLEQYYEGDELGPRAAASLVGRIARSALTGTRLARELFEARRVAIVVDGEHLEVERFTVMGAASVRDIGLGFRPFRTAGSDPERIHFLYTDAGAFRVCLELPAQRLGIPTPASCLAHYAAKAVELRFAAPEPWSVDADLYAPTLALRVSAGPAVRFVSY; encoded by the coding sequence ATGAAGGCGCCCGGGGTGATCGTGAACGCGCACGCCAGGCGCGCGCGCGTGGAGCGCAGCCTGGGCGAGCGCCTGGGCCGGCTCCTGCCCCCCGAGTACCTGTGCTTCACCGAGACCCAAGACGAGCTCGACCGGGCGCTCGCGCGCTTGCGCGACCTGGGGGTCGAAAAGCTCGTGCTGGTCGGCGGCGACGGCACGGTGGGCGGCACGCTGACTCCTCTCCTGCGCATCTGGAATGGCACGCCGCTTCCGGCAGTCACACTGACCCCCGGCGGAACGGTCAACACGATCGCCCAGAGCCTCGAAGCGAGGCTCAGTCCCGAAGCCACGCTGATGCGCCTGCTCGACGGCGCGAAGCCCGTGCTCGAGGTGACTCGCCCGCTCGTCCGGATCGAGCCCGAGGAGGGCCCCGCGCGCGCCGGCTTGATCTTCGTGAACGGCGTCGCCGCGCGCTGGCTCGAGCAGTACTACGAAGGCGACGAGCTCGGCCCGCGCGCCGCCGCGTCGCTGGTGGGCCGCATCGCGCGCTCGGCGCTCACGGGCACGCGCCTGGCGCGCGAGCTGTTCGAGGCGCGCCGCGTGGCGATCGTGGTCGACGGCGAGCACCTCGAAGTCGAGCGCTTCACCGTCATGGGCGCCGCGAGCGTGCGCGACATCGGCCTCGGCTTCCGCCCCTTCCGCACGGCCGGCAGCGACCCCGAGCGCATCCACTTCCTGTACACCGACGCCGGGGCGTTCCGCGTGTGTCTCGAGCTGCCGGCACAGAGGCTCGGCATTCCCACGCCCGCGAGCTGTCTCGCGCACTACGCCGCGAAGGCCGTCGAGCTGCGCTTCGCAGCCCCCGAGCCCTGGAGCGTGGATGCCGACCTGTATGCGCCGACGCTGGCGCTCCGCGTCTCGGCTGGCCCGGCGGTCCGTTTCGTTTCTTACTGA